In one window of Armatimonadota bacterium DNA:
- a CDS encoding sugar phosphate isomerase/epimerase — ATTKRMMDLAARVGVTVMTSHIGVIPEDPAASEYRTAAEALEDIGAHGDGIGVVFASETGPESGAALGAFLRGLRTKSIKVNYDPANLVMNGFDPVEGVYDLAGLIAHTHAKDGVGPGPNCGEVPLGEGDVPWPEYLRALKETGYEGYLTIEREVGDNPAADIATAAKFLREQLAGL, encoded by the coding sequence TCGCGACGACCAAGCGCATGATGGACCTCGCGGCGCGGGTGGGCGTTACCGTCATGACGTCGCACATCGGCGTGATCCCTGAAGACCCCGCCGCCTCGGAGTATCGCACCGCCGCCGAGGCGCTGGAGGACATCGGTGCCCACGGCGACGGGATCGGGGTCGTCTTCGCCAGCGAGACGGGGCCGGAGTCGGGAGCGGCGCTCGGCGCGTTCCTGCGCGGCCTGCGGACGAAGTCCATCAAGGTCAACTACGACCCGGCGAATCTGGTAATGAACGGCTTCGACCCGGTGGAGGGCGTGTACGACCTTGCCGGGCTGATCGCGCACACGCATGCCAAGGACGGCGTCGGCCCCGGGCCGAACTGCGGCGAGGTGCCGCTAGGCGAAGGCGACGTGCCGTGGCCGGAGTATCTCCGCGCGCTCAAGGAGACGGGCTACGAGGGCTATCTCACCATCGAGCGCGAGGTGGGAGACAACCCGGCGGCCGACATCGCCACCGCGGCGAAGTTCCTGCGCGAGCAACTGGCGGGGCTGTAG
- a CDS encoding transposase, which translates to MQHRFGALGRHGSISVTERVIRTLKQKWLRRVALIRGMDHLAQLLDDFATYYNEWRPHMRLEGATPDSAWCGRPWMAPGRSHKEVPVHIEQRLFSEVHVTAYRLPRVT; encoded by the coding sequence GTGCAGCATCGTTTTGGGGCACTGGGCCGTCACGGCTCGATCTCAGTCACGGAGCGCGTGATACGCACGCTGAAGCAGAAATGGCTCCGCCGCGTGGCGCTCATCCGGGGCATGGATCATCTGGCACAGCTGCTCGACGATTTCGCCACCTACTACAACGAGTGGCGGCCACACATGAGGCTTGAAGGTGCGACTCCAGACTCCGCATGGTGCGGGCGACCATGGATGGCGCCGGGGCGCTCGCACAAGGAAGTCCCGGTACACATCGAGCAACGTCTCTTCTCTGAGGTGCACGTCACCGCGTATCGCCTGCCGCGTGTGACCTGA
- a CDS encoding pyridoxamine 5'-phosphate oxidase family protein, whose translation MSEAIEFLMKHPETYLATVDNGAPWVRAMQIARIDDEGSIWYATALSSSKVGQVRRNPRVCLAVWADGRQCRVFGSAELITDAAVKHQLWDDSWRTYFRAEEDPEYVLLKVVPERAELS comes from the coding sequence ATGAGCGAAGCGATCGAATTTCTGATGAAGCATCCGGAGACATACCTGGCCACCGTCGACAACGGGGCCCCTTGGGTCCGGGCAATGCAAATCGCGCGCATCGACGATGAGGGAAGCATCTGGTACGCGACGGCGCTCTCATCAAGCAAGGTCGGGCAGGTTCGTCGGAATCCGCGGGTATGCCTCGCGGTCTGGGCCGATGGGCGGCAATGCCGCGTATTCGGCAGCGCCGAGCTGATCACGGACGCCGCGGTGAAACACCAGCTCTGGGACGACTCCTGGCGCACCTACTTCCGAGCCGAGGAAGACCCGGAGTATGTGCTCCTGAAGGTAGTCCCGGAGCGCGCGGAACTGAGCTAG
- the idi gene encoding isopentenyl-diphosphate Delta-isomerase yields the protein MKQPSITVIIPVLNEEAVLGNLLRCLEQQTLRATETVIVDGGSCDRTVAVASCWRDVRVLHSAPPVGRQRQAGLDAARGDICVFVDADTVLAPDFLDRSVSEMRQRRLSVACPRYVPAASSRTVRATFVWFNTLFMLLQSVLPSGGGACIIAMTSVARHAGGFRPDLIYDDVEFIRRAARQSRFGILSTSAEVSARRFGRDGVLRTAGTYAALSLFFTVGAFKLAQIVPYRFSPYPSEADEQVVLVDTAGAAVGTAAKSAVHTAVTPLHRGFSVFVFDRSGRLLLQQRSADKVTWPLEWSNSCCGHPLPGESTEAAAQRRLRVELGLKDVRTWEALPDYRYSARHNGILEREVCPVLVGITASRPAPNPSEVAAAEWIGWNDMVALVLSRNRRFTPWCEEEVRLLKERYGNPVDGAISQGQD from the coding sequence GTGAAACAACCTAGCATTACCGTCATTATCCCGGTACTCAACGAAGAAGCCGTTCTCGGCAACCTGCTGAGATGCCTCGAGCAACAGACTCTGCGCGCCACGGAGACCGTGATCGTTGACGGCGGCTCCTGCGACCGCACGGTTGCGGTTGCCTCCTGCTGGCGAGATGTCAGGGTACTGCATTCCGCCCCTCCGGTCGGGCGGCAGCGCCAGGCAGGCCTGGACGCTGCGCGCGGCGACATCTGCGTCTTCGTGGATGCAGACACAGTGCTTGCGCCCGACTTTCTTGATCGCTCAGTATCGGAAATGCGACAGCGGAGGCTGAGCGTCGCCTGCCCGCGATATGTGCCCGCCGCAAGCTCACGCACGGTGCGCGCGACCTTTGTATGGTTCAACACACTGTTCATGCTCCTGCAGTCCGTGCTGCCGAGTGGCGGGGGAGCCTGCATTATTGCCATGACCAGCGTCGCGAGGCACGCAGGTGGTTTCAGGCCGGACCTCATCTACGATGACGTCGAGTTCATCCGACGCGCGGCAAGGCAATCTCGCTTCGGCATACTTTCGACCAGCGCCGAAGTGTCGGCGCGAAGGTTCGGACGCGACGGGGTCCTGAGAACTGCCGGCACGTATGCGGCGCTGTCCCTCTTCTTCACCGTTGGCGCCTTCAAGCTTGCCCAGATCGTTCCCTACCGCTTCTCACCGTACCCTAGCGAGGCGGACGAACAAGTTGTGTTGGTGGACACCGCGGGCGCTGCAGTCGGCACCGCGGCGAAGAGCGCGGTGCACACGGCGGTCACCCCGCTTCATCGCGGTTTTTCCGTCTTCGTATTCGACCGGTCTGGAAGACTCCTGTTGCAGCAGAGAAGTGCCGACAAGGTGACATGGCCTTTGGAGTGGTCGAACAGCTGCTGCGGACATCCGCTGCCTGGCGAGTCGACCGAGGCAGCCGCCCAACGGCGCCTTCGCGTCGAGCTGGGCCTGAAAGACGTGCGAACTTGGGAGGCGCTGCCGGACTACCGTTACAGCGCGCGCCACAACGGTATCTTGGAAAGGGAAGTCTGCCCGGTTCTGGTGGGCATTACAGCAAGCAGGCCGGCGCCTAATCCGAGTGAAGTCGCCGCGGCCGAGTGGATCGGCTGGAACGACATGGTCGCGTTGGTGCTGAGCAGGAATCGTCGGTTCACCCCTTGGTGCGAGGAAGAGGTGCGCCTGCTCAAAGAGCGCTATGGGAACCCGGTCGATGGCGCGATCTCGCAGGGACAGGACTGA
- a CDS encoding prenyltransferase, with amino-acid sequence MSAVRPTILGSAALVLEVSRPKFWLYLAGTYLVGCAAGSARPADLVTLRFWVCLGYFLIPANVLLYGVNDLADGTADRINPRKRGSEHVLEVYEERVVLRAVLAALFLALPVLAVLSGHVEQALLGGFIALAILYSVPPVRLKAAPVLDAASNVLYALPLFLGFHQFAGELPNTEVIAISFLWTAAMHIFSAALDIDTDRRSGLRTTASALGYRGSLLVCAALWIAVFVLVAGYRILHPWGLAAICYPLIPLLLMVRPAAAGLQAYRLFPALNAIAGMAAFFVAVLRT; translated from the coding sequence GTGAGCGCTGTTAGGCCGACGATCCTTGGGTCAGCGGCACTAGTCCTGGAGGTTTCGCGGCCCAAGTTCTGGCTATACCTTGCAGGCACCTATCTAGTCGGTTGCGCTGCTGGCAGCGCACGCCCCGCGGACCTCGTGACGCTGCGCTTCTGGGTCTGTCTCGGCTACTTCCTAATTCCCGCGAACGTGCTGCTCTACGGCGTCAACGATCTGGCGGACGGAACCGCAGATAGGATAAACCCGCGCAAGCGAGGTAGCGAGCACGTCCTGGAGGTCTACGAAGAGCGCGTCGTCCTGCGCGCGGTGCTCGCGGCGTTGTTCCTTGCCTTGCCGGTGTTGGCCGTCCTGAGCGGCCACGTCGAGCAGGCCCTGCTGGGCGGGTTCATCGCACTGGCCATCCTATATAGCGTGCCGCCTGTCCGTCTGAAAGCCGCGCCCGTGCTTGATGCCGCATCCAACGTCCTGTACGCCCTGCCCCTCTTCCTGGGCTTTCATCAGTTTGCGGGCGAGCTGCCGAACACAGAGGTGATTGCCATCTCGTTCCTCTGGACCGCCGCCATGCACATCTTTTCAGCAGCGCTTGACATCGACACCGACCGGCGGAGTGGCCTGCGCACCACTGCGAGCGCGCTTGGTTATCGCGGCTCGCTCCTGGTCTGCGCGGCGCTCTGGATTGCTGTCTTCGTCCTCGTCGCCGGATATCGCATTCTCCATCCTTGGGGCCTGGCGGCGATCTGCTATCCCCTGATACCCTTGCTCCTCATGGTGCGCCCAGCTGCCGCGGGTCTCCAAGCCTATCGGCTGTTCCCCGCGCTGAACGCCATTGCGGGAATGGCTGCTTTCTTTGTCGCGGTGCTTCGCACGTGA
- a CDS encoding phytoene/squalene synthase family protein, with the protein MTESSFTQVFKRGSTTFFNTSLFFPAELREKVTRLYAFVREADDYVDSTPQDVRGFMAFRQSYAAARTGAEQVPAVVRSFVALEREYGFDPQWAQTFLDTMQLDLTKDRYETLEETLSYVYGSAEVVGLMMASLMELPHAALEHAQLLGRAFQYINFIRDVREDTELGRQYLPAAEMHEHGLRELSAAEAVAHPSEFADYIGVQLVRYRAWRGQAERGYTHIPPQYLIAISAAADIHDYTAAVIARDPLVVFRRKVKPRKATVFLAALRNALRLRGGR; encoded by the coding sequence ATGACCGAGAGCAGCTTCACACAGGTCTTCAAGCGGGGCAGCACGACTTTTTTCAACACCAGCCTGTTCTTCCCTGCGGAACTGCGTGAGAAGGTCACCCGGCTGTACGCCTTCGTGCGGGAAGCGGACGACTATGTCGACAGCACGCCGCAGGACGTCCGCGGGTTCATGGCATTCAGGCAATCGTATGCAGCGGCACGCACCGGCGCCGAGCAGGTGCCTGCCGTTGTCCGGTCTTTCGTCGCCCTGGAACGGGAGTACGGATTCGATCCGCAGTGGGCGCAGACGTTCCTGGATACCATGCAGCTCGACCTCACAAAGGACCGCTATGAGACGCTTGAGGAGACGCTATCATACGTCTATGGATCGGCGGAGGTCGTCGGCCTCATGATGGCGAGTCTCATGGAGCTGCCACATGCCGCCCTTGAGCACGCGCAACTACTTGGCCGCGCGTTCCAGTACATCAACTTCATTCGGGACGTCCGTGAGGATACCGAACTAGGTCGGCAGTACCTGCCAGCTGCCGAGATGCATGAGCACGGCTTGCGCGAGTTGAGTGCAGCTGAGGCGGTGGCGCACCCGTCCGAGTTCGCCGACTACATCGGCGTGCAGCTCGTACGCTACCGCGCTTGGCGAGGTCAGGCCGAGCGCGGGTACACGCACATCCCGCCGCAGTATCTGATCGCCATCAGTGCCGCCGCCGACATCCATGATTATACCGCGGCAGTAATCGCGCGCGACCCGTTGGTGGTTTTCCGGCGCAAAGTCAAGCCGCGCAAGGCGACAGTCTTCCTCGCGGCTCTGCGGAACGCTCTTCGGCTAAGAGGTGGGCGGTGA
- the crtI gene encoding phytoene desaturase, with amino-acid sequence MSNHNGKRAVVIGSGFGGLSVAAFLARDGWNVTVLEKNDLPGGRAQSWEQEGFRFDMGPSWYLMPDVFERFFAQFGRASSDYYSLKRLDPSYRIFFAPDDYIDISSDLSENLRQFEAMEAGAGDAMRRYLEVAKHEYEVSLNEFVYRDFSRISDFLNRRTLLEGRKLHVFENLEKYTARYFSSQRLRKILEYSMVFLGGSPQNTPALYSMLAHVDFNLGVWYPSGGIAAVVHGLRALAAEHGAAFQFGRAATSIGVRGNRAVSVAAGADEVPADLVVVNADYAYAETSLLERRYRTYPERYWQRRTFAPSAFMMYLGIRKRLPRLQHHTLLFEHDWVEHFNSIFQAPGWPERPSYYFCCPSRTDDAVAPPGCENVVALIPVATGLDDPDDVRDAYATRVLEQIERLTGESLRQNVAVCRVFSQRDFVAEFNAYQGTALGLSHTLMQTALFRPAHRSKRIANLYYTGQYTHPGIGLAMALVSSEIVAKRVGGASR; translated from the coding sequence ATGAGCAACCACAACGGCAAACGTGCTGTGGTCATCGGAAGCGGCTTCGGCGGCCTTTCAGTGGCTGCGTTCCTGGCGCGAGACGGCTGGAACGTTACCGTCCTGGAGAAGAATGACCTTCCCGGAGGACGGGCCCAATCTTGGGAGCAGGAAGGGTTCCGTTTCGACATGGGGCCGTCCTGGTACCTCATGCCAGACGTCTTCGAGAGGTTCTTCGCTCAGTTCGGCAGGGCATCGTCAGACTACTACTCACTCAAGCGCCTCGATCCTTCCTACCGTATCTTCTTTGCCCCCGATGACTACATCGACATTTCAAGCGATTTGAGCGAGAACCTACGGCAGTTCGAGGCGATGGAGGCTGGCGCCGGCGATGCCATGCGTCGCTACCTTGAGGTCGCCAAGCACGAGTATGAGGTGTCCCTCAACGAGTTCGTCTATCGCGACTTCAGCCGCATCTCGGACTTCCTCAACCGCCGCACTCTGCTGGAGGGCCGCAAGCTTCACGTCTTCGAAAACCTCGAGAAGTACACCGCACGGTACTTCTCAAGCCAAAGGCTTCGCAAGATCCTGGAGTACAGCATGGTCTTCCTCGGTGGGTCGCCGCAGAACACGCCCGCGCTCTACTCGATGCTTGCGCATGTCGATTTCAACCTAGGCGTATGGTATCCGAGCGGCGGCATCGCGGCAGTCGTACACGGCCTGAGAGCACTGGCCGCAGAGCACGGCGCGGCCTTTCAGTTCGGCCGTGCGGCCACCTCTATCGGTGTTCGCGGCAACCGGGCGGTGTCTGTGGCCGCCGGCGCAGATGAGGTCCCGGCAGACCTGGTCGTCGTCAACGCCGACTACGCCTATGCCGAGACGAGTCTGCTCGAGCGGCGCTACCGGACCTACCCGGAGCGATACTGGCAACGCCGCACCTTTGCTCCCTCGGCTTTCATGATGTATCTGGGCATCAGGAAACGACTGCCGCGACTACAACACCACACGCTCCTTTTCGAGCACGATTGGGTCGAGCACTTCAACAGCATCTTCCAGGCGCCAGGTTGGCCCGAACGCCCGTCATACTACTTCTGCTGCCCTTCACGAACGGACGATGCGGTCGCCCCGCCGGGATGCGAGAACGTGGTAGCGCTCATCCCGGTAGCCACCGGTCTGGATGACCCTGACGATGTGCGCGACGCGTACGCCACGCGCGTGCTCGAGCAGATCGAGAGGCTGACGGGGGAGTCGCTGCGGCAGAATGTGGCGGTCTGCAGGGTGTTCAGCCAGCGCGACTTCGTCGCCGAATTCAACGCCTATCAAGGGACCGCGCTTGGTCTCAGCCATACCCTCATGCAGACGGCGCTGTTCCGGCCTGCCCACAGAAGCAAGCGGATCGCGAATCTCTACTACACCGGGCAGTACACGCATCCGGGCATAGGCCTGGCGATGGCCTTGGTGTCGTCGGAGATCGTGGCGAAGCGCGTCGGGGGCGCGTCCCGATGA
- a CDS encoding polysaccharide deacetylase family protein: MRRLIHRRGAVGDPLIALTFDDGPSREWTPAILDTLQLHDVAATFFVVGEQARKHPDLLLRAAAQGHCIGSHADRHTNLTLLTTDGVLQQVDAATKAATSATGRATRLFRPPYGSYDRRLIELLDRRGLTMVLWSVDAMDWWLRDADRIARRVTPRLFPGCIILLHDARGDRLRVGSSDRAATVEALPQLIAGARARGYRFVTIKEMLSAEG; this comes from the coding sequence ATGCGGAGACTCATTCATCGGCGCGGCGCGGTCGGCGATCCCCTGATCGCCCTGACATTCGATGACGGTCCCTCGAGAGAATGGACGCCTGCCATCCTGGATACTCTGCAACTGCATGACGTTGCGGCGACCTTCTTCGTCGTCGGGGAACAGGCGCGGAAGCACCCGGACCTTTTGCTGCGCGCGGCAGCGCAGGGGCACTGCATCGGCTCCCACGCTGACCGCCACACTAACCTGACCCTGCTGACAACCGACGGCGTTCTGCAACAGGTGGACGCCGCAACCAAGGCGGCTACCAGCGCGACTGGCCGCGCAACCAGGCTGTTCCGTCCCCCCTATGGGTCGTATGACCGCAGGCTAATCGAGCTTCTGGACCGTCGCGGCCTTACAATGGTGCTGTGGTCGGTCGACGCCATGGACTGGTGGCTGCGAGACGCCGATCGGATCGCGAGAAGGGTGACGCCGCGGCTATTCCCGGGTTGCATCATTCTCCTTCACGACGCTCGCGGCGACAGATTGAGAGTCGGCTCGAGCGACCGTGCGGCGACGGTCGAGGCGCTACCACAACTGATAGCGGGGGCGCGGGCCCGTGGATACCGCTTCGTCACAATTAAGGAGATGCTCTCGGCTGAAGGCTGA